CTCGTCATCGCGGCGGGCTTCGCCGCCCTCACGGCCACCATCATCGCCCGCTGGAACGAGGCCGGCTACCCGCCGTTCTCGAACATGCCCGAGTCCCTGATGTGGATGGCCTGGGGCCTGTGCGCCGTGTACTTCGTCGCCCGCTGTTTCGCGGATTTCTCGGGCCTCGAGGCCGGCGCGTGCGTGGGCGTGCTCGCTGTGCTCGCCGTCTCGGGCCTCTTCGATCACGCGCCCAGGCCCCTCATGCCCGCGCTTCAGAGCAACTGGCTCATCTTCCACGTCCTCACCTGCATGATCTCCTATGGCGCCTTCTTCGCCGCTTTTCTCATGGCGCTGCTGTGGCTCGCCTTCTGGCGCCGGCGCGAGTCGGGCAAGGTGGTGGACGCCCTGTCGTACCACACCATGGCTTTCGGCTTTCTGCTGCTCACCGTGGGCATCATCAGCGGGTCGGTGTGGGCCAGGCAGGCCTGGGGGCGCTACTGGGGCTGGGACCCGAAGGAGACCTGGTCGCTCATCACCTGGTTCGTCTACGGCATCTACCTGCACTACCGGCTGCTGGGCGGCTCGCGGGGGCCTCGGCAGGAGCGGCTGCCGATGCTGAACGCGCTTTTCGCGGTCCTCGGCTTCGCCGTCACGCTCTTCACCTACTTCGGCGTGAGCTACCTGCTGCCGAGCCTCCACTCGTACTCGTGAGCCGGCCGCGGAACTCCCAGCCGCAGCCGTGGAGGGCGTGTGCCGCCGCCGCTGCGCCGGCGCAGGCGGGCCGCCGGCCTGCCCGCCTACGTCCCGCCAGCCGTGTCTGCCGCCTGACCGTCGCCTCCTGGCTCGGGCTCGGGCTGTTCGAGCTTGCGGTAGAGGCTGGAGAGGCTGATCCCCAACATCTTGGCCGCCTTGACCTTGTCTTGCCCCGTGAGGGCGAGGACGGCGCCGATGTGGTCCAGCTCGGCGCGGCGGAGGACGCTGCGGAGGTCGAGCGGGCGCTCGGCGGGGCCGGCGGCGAGGGCTTGGAGGCTGTGGGGCAGGCCGTCGGGGGTGAGGTGGTCGCCGTCGGTGAGGATCATGGCGCGTTCGATGGCGTTCTCGAGCTCGCGGACGTTGCCCGGCCAGTGGTAGGCCATGAGGATGGCCATGGCCTCGTCGGTGACGCCGAGGACGCGCTTCTTGAGCTCCTGGCTGAAGCGCTCGACGAAGTGGGCGACGAGGACGGGGATGTCCTCCTTGCGCTCGCGCAGCGGGGGCATGTGGATTTCGAAGACGTTGAGGCGGTAGTAGAGGGCGTCTATGAACTTGCCCTCGCGCGAGGCGGCGGCGAGGTCGGTGCTGGTGGCGGCGAGGATGCGCACGTCGGCCTTGACGGAGGCGGTGGTGCCGATGGGCACGATCTCCTTGGCCTCGACGGCGCGCAGGATCTTGCTCTGGAGGGGGAGGGGCATGGCGCCGATCTCGTCGAGGAAGAGGGTGCCGGCGTCGGCGGCGAGGAAGAGCCCCTCCTTGCTGCGGACGGCGCCGGTGAAGGCGCCCTTGGAGTGGCCGAAGAGCTCGCTCTCGAGCAGGGTGTCGGGCAGGGCGGCGCAGTTGACGGTGACGAGGCGGCGGTCGTGGCGCTCGCTGAGGCGGTGCACGGCGCGCGCGACCACCTCCTTGCCGGTGCCGCTCTCGCCGCTGATGAGCACGTTGCTGGTGGTGGGCGCGACGCGGCGGATGAGGTCGCGGACGCGCATGATCTTGGGGCTGTTGCCCACGAAGCTGCGCGGCTCGTAGCGGGCGAGGAGCTCGTCCTGGAGGGCGGCGTGGCTCTTCTCGAGGGCCAGGTGGCTCAGGAGGCGGTCAATGCGCAGGATCAGATCGTCGAAGAGGAACGGCTTGGTGAGGTAGTCTACGGCCCCGAGCTTGACGGCCTCGACGGCGCTCTCGATGTCGCCGTAGGCGGTGATGATGATGAGCTGGAGGCCGAGCTTGCGCTCGGCCACCTGGCGCAGGAAGTCGAGGCCGCTCATGCCGGGGAGGCGCAGGTCGCAGATGGCGAGGTCGAAGGGCCGCCGGTCGAGCAGGGCGAGGGCGTTCTCGGCCGTCTCGCTGCCCTCGACGAGGTGGCCCTGCTTGCGCAGCACGCCGCAGAGCACGTCGCAGAACGGCTGCTCGTCGTCAATCACGAGGATTCTGGCCTGGGGCATGCTTCTCTCCGTCGGGCGGGCGGATCGGCAGCGAGATGACGAAGGTGGAGCCTTTGCCCACCTCGCTCTGCACGCGGATGGCGCCGCCGTGCCGCTGGACGATGTTGTAGCTGACGGCGAGGCCGAGGCCCGTGCCCTTGTGGCCCGCCTTGGTGGTGTAGAAGGGCTCGAAGACGTGCTGGATCTGCTCGGGCCGCATGCCGACGCCGGTGTCGGTGATCGCCACCTCGATGGTGCCGTCGGCGCGCCAGCTTCGGACGGTGAGCGTGCCGCTGCCGCCCAGGGCGTCGAGGGCGTTGATCATCACGTTGACGAAGACCTGCTGGATCTGGTGCTCGATGAGCAGGGTCTTCGGCAGGTTGGGCTCGATCTCCGATGTCACCTGGATGCCGCGGGCGCGCCGGTCGTAGCGCAGGAGACGCACCGTGTCGTCCACGATCTTCCCCACGTCGCCGTACTTCCAGTCCTCGTCGCGGGCCGGGCGGCCGAAGTCCACGATCTCCCGCACGGTGCGCGAGATGCGGTCAATGCATTGCTGCATCATGGCGAGTTGCTGGCGCTCCTCGTCGCCCCTGGCCGAGAGCTTGAGCACCTGCACGAGCGAGAAGAGCGAGGCCATGGGGTTGTCAATCTCGTGGGCGATGCCGGCCGCCATCTGGCCGATGGTGGCCATGCGCTCGCGTTGGACGGCGTGGTAGCGGAGCTGGCTGAGCTCCTGGGCCTTGCGGCGCAGGAGGAACATCATGTTGTTGAAGCCCTCGGCGAGTTCGGTGAGGCGGTTGGGGCAGCTCCGGAGGAAGACTTCGCACTCGCGGCACTGGATGACTTTCTCGGCGAAGGGGACGTTGCGCCGCTCGTCGCACAGGGTGCCCTCGACCTGCCAGCAGCGCACGCCCCTCTTGCCGTAGCAGGGGCAGCGGGTGTTCGTGCAGGCGCGCGCCTCCCAGCAGGTGGCCAGGTGGGGGTTCGAGTAGTTCAGCTCGAGCGTCTGGTCGCGCGCGGCCGTGTTGATCAGCTCGGCCACCTGGCGGGCGGCGGCGTCGAGCTGGTTGCGCGAGTTCTCGATCTGCGCGACGAGGTGGCGAAGGTGCTCGTTCGAGACCTCGAGCTCGGCCGTCTTCTCGTGCACTCGGCGCTCCAGGATGCGGTTGAGGCGCGAGAGCAGCAGCGTGGCGGCGCCCGAGGCGCCGAGGACGACGAGGATGATCAGCGCGAGCTGCACCCAGTGGGCGCGGCGGGCCGCGTGCAGCAGCCGCAGGGCGTCGGCCCTCGGCGCCCACACGGCCACCGACCAGGGCTCGTCGGCCACGTGCACGGGAGCGAAGCCGGCGAGCTTGGGCTGGGTGACGGCCGTGTCGTAGCGTTGGGTCGCCGCGTCCAGCGCGTAGTAGTCGAACTCCGCCACGCCGGTTTCGCCCGCCAGCATGCGCTTGGCCAGGCGGCCCAGCGAGGGGAACCGGCCGCTCTCGTGGAGGATGTTCTTGCCCGGGCTGCGCGGGTCCACGCACCAGAGCACGCTGCCGGTGCCGTCAATGAGGAAGGCGTAGCCGCTTTCCGAGGAGTGCGCCGTGGCGAGGAACTCGCCGCCCAGGTAGTTGATATCCACCACGCAGGCCACGAGGCCCGCGAACTGGGCGGGCGTGTCGGCCGACCCGTCCACCATGCTGCCCGTGAACATCGGCACGCCGATGAGCAGGCCCTGGGCTCCCTGGCCGCGGCTCTCGAGGACCGCGAACTCCACGATCCGGGCGTCCGCGGAGGCCGCGGCGCGGGCCTTCTGGAAGTAGCGGCGCGCCGAGAAGTCCGCGCCCTCGACCGGGGCGTCGGTCGCGCTGTAGCGCAGGCGCCCGTCGGGGCCGATCACCCCCACGTCCCACACGCCCAGGGGGGCCAGCTCCTGGCTCTTCAACCGCAGGTCGCGGCGGGTCGTCTCCTCTTCCAGCCGCTGGACGCCCGGGTCGTGCGCGAGAGGCCGCAGGGCCTGGAGGAGCGTGCGGACGTAGAACTCGATCGCGTGCGCCGCCTCCTG
The Planctomycetota bacterium DNA segment above includes these coding regions:
- a CDS encoding sigma-54 dependent transcriptional regulator, which encodes MPQARILVIDDEQPFCDVLCGVLRKQGHLVEGSETAENALALLDRRPFDLAICDLRLPGMSGLDFLRQVAERKLGLQLIIITAYGDIESAVEAVKLGAVDYLTKPFLFDDLILRIDRLLSHLALEKSHAALQDELLARYEPRSFVGNSPKIMRVRDLIRRVAPTTSNVLISGESGTGKEVVARAVHRLSERHDRRLVTVNCAALPDTLLESELFGHSKGAFTGAVRSKEGLFLAADAGTLFLDEIGAMPLPLQSKILRAVEAKEIVPIGTTASVKADVRILAATSTDLAAASREGKFIDALYYRLNVFEIHMPPLRERKEDIPVLVAHFVERFSQELKKRVLGVTDEAMAILMAYHWPGNVRELENAIERAMILTDGDHLTPDGLPHSLQALAAGPAERPLDLRSVLRRAELDHIGAVLALTGQDKVKAAKMLGISLSSLYRKLEQPEPEPGGDGQAADTAGGT
- a CDS encoding ATP-binding protein, which produces MTLPPAPPAQWPRRWLPWGIAGGAAALIALLFWLDLLAFGETERATLAEFKRRQQVLAQEAAHAIEFYVRTLLQALRPLAHDPGVQRLEEETTRRDLRLKSQELAPLGVWDVGVIGPDGRLRYSATDAPVEGADFSARRYFQKARAAASADARIVEFAVLESRGQGAQGLLIGVPMFTGSMVDGSADTPAQFAGLVACVVDINYLGGEFLATAHSSESGYAFLIDGTGSVLWCVDPRSPGKNILHESGRFPSLGRLAKRMLAGETGVAEFDYYALDAATQRYDTAVTQPKLAGFAPVHVADEPWSVAVWAPRADALRLLHAARRAHWVQLALIILVVLGASGAATLLLSRLNRILERRVHEKTAELEVSNEHLRHLVAQIENSRNQLDAAARQVAELINTAARDQTLELNYSNPHLATCWEARACTNTRCPCYGKRGVRCWQVEGTLCDERRNVPFAEKVIQCRECEVFLRSCPNRLTELAEGFNNMMFLLRRKAQELSQLRYHAVQRERMATIGQMAAGIAHEIDNPMASLFSLVQVLKLSARGDEERQQLAMMQQCIDRISRTVREIVDFGRPARDEDWKYGDVGKIVDDTVRLLRYDRRARGIQVTSEIEPNLPKTLLIEHQIQQVFVNVMINALDALGGSGTLTVRSWRADGTIEVAITDTGVGMRPEQIQHVFEPFYTTKAGHKGTGLGLAVSYNIVQRHGGAIRVQSEVGKGSTFVISLPIRPPDGEKHAPGQNPRD
- the ccsA gene encoding cytochrome c biogenesis protein CcsA; its protein translation is MYEQFWRLSFIVFAAALPLSAAHAIIRQARRKTGGAHDPAWLVWFRRLANLVIAAGFAALTATIIARWNEAGYPPFSNMPESLMWMAWGLCAVYFVARCFADFSGLEAGACVGVLAVLAVSGLFDHAPRPLMPALQSNWLIFHVLTCMISYGAFFAAFLMALLWLAFWRRRESGKVVDALSYHTMAFGFLLLTVGIISGSVWARQAWGRYWGWDPKETWSLITWFVYGIYLHYRLLGGSRGPRQERLPMLNALFAVLGFAVTLFTYFGVSYLLPSLHSYS